The genome window AACATTGGAGACATAAACCTACAAATTGAAAAACTCAGGCTTGAAATCAAAGAGCTTGAACTCGAAGGGAAAAGCAACCAATCTCAGATCAAAGCTCTCAATAACCAAATCGATGAGCAGAATAAGCTCTACCAGAACGAGGAATCCGAACTTACAGCTCTAAATGAGGAACTAAACGATGTTCAGATAATAGTCTCGACTATCGATGGTAGGGAAAAACAATTCTCTGTTGGTTCAATTGTCCGAGCCTATCGTCCAAATACAATGACATGGTTTGATAAAGCTCTTATCTACAAATCAAGGTTATGGGAGTTTGTTTCTGCTGATCCAAGAGAAGCGAATACCGAAGGTGGGGTTTTCCCCGCAATATTCGGAACGGTAATGATGGTACTCATTATGAGTATAGTGGTTTTACCCTTCGGGGTACTGGCCGCATTATATTTGAGGGAATACGCAAAACAGGGCCTTCTCGTAAGGATTGTCAGGATTTGTGTCAACAATCTGGCAGGAGTGCCTTCAATAGTGTTTGGAGTCTTCGCGGTCGGGTTTTTTATCTATGGCATCGGAGGATTCATTGATGACGTCTTTTACAGGGAAGCTCTTCCAACTCCCACATTCGGCACGGGAGGAATTTTATGGGCGTCGCTGACACTTGCCCTCCTCACGGTACCTGTTGTTATAGTAGCCACCGAAGAGGGACTTGAAGCTGTTCCAAGGGAAATCAAAGAGGGGTCTCTCGCTTTAGGCGCTACTAAATTTGAAACAACGTGGAAGGTAATTATCCCAAGTGCTTTACCGGCAATCCTCACCGGATTAATACTGGCAGTCGCGCGCGCTACGGGAGAAGTAGCTCCGTTGATGATAACTGGAGTCGTTAAACTTGCACCCGATCTCCCTTTAGATAGTCATTTCCCATTCATTCATCTAGAGAGAAAGTTCATGCATCTTGGATTTCACATATATGACGTAGGATTTCAATCTCCAAACGTAGAAGCAGCCAAACCGATGGTTTATATGACAACGCTTCTACTCATCGTAATTGTTGTTGTATTGAACTTAGCCGCAATAATCATAAGAAACCGTTTGAAGAAAAAATACGCTACGTCAGGGGTGTGATAAATTTAATACCAAAAAGGACCTTAAACCTAATTCTTCGGAGGAAATAGTGAAAACTGCAACCGAACATAGTAATATAATAAAAGACTCAACTAATACTGAAGCAATGGATCAATCATTTCAGCAAGACCGTGAACAATACGACAACGAAAAAGAACCGGAAGATAAGCTTAGTCAAGACGTCAACATTCCAGATCCGTTACTCGAAGTTGAAAATTTAAGTCTAAAATATAGCGGTAATCCTGCCTTAATTGATATAACTCTAGATATAGCTAGAAACCATGCTACCGCATTCATAGGACCGTCGGGATGCGGTAAATCCACACTACTTCGCTGCTTCAACCGTCTCAATGACCTTGTTGATGGTGTAACAATAGATGGAAATATCAGATTAAACGGACAGGAGATCTACGATCCCATGGTAGACATAACTGAACTCCGGAAAAGAGTGGGAATGGTATTTCAAAAATCAAACCCTTTTCCTAAATCGATTTATGAAAATGTCGCTTATGGCGCCAGAATTTCAGGAATAAATAAAAACTCATTATTGGACGAAATTGTTGAAAAGAGTTTACGTGGAGCAGCTTTATGGGAAGAAGTTAAAGATAGATTGAAAGAAAGCGCCTTGGGAATTTCCGGAGGACAACAACAGCGGCTCTGTATCGCTAGGGCCATTGCGGTTGAACCGGAGGTATTATTAATGGATGAACCTTGCTCGGCCTTAGACCCCATAGCTACCGGGAAGATTGAAGATCTAATAACAGAGCTCAAAACGAACTATACCATTATAATTGTGACTCATAATATGCAGCAAGCCGCTCGTGTTTCAGATTTTACTGCATTTATGTATTTGGGGAAGATAATAGAGTACGATAAGACCGAAAACATATTCCTTAAGCCTTCGAATAAACAGACTGAAGACTACGTATCGGGAAAATTTGGTTGAACCTTAATCAACAGGATTGAGAAAGCCTTTAAACATGAAATTGATAATAACGTATAATAATTCTATATGAATATTTAAAATGAAATTACAGTATAAACAATCGTTATCTATCACTTAACATGGAATATACTTTAGCGATTTTCTCTGGAGGAACGGTATGATAAAGTTTCAAGATGAGTTAAACAATCTTAAAAAGACACTCCTTGAAATGGCCTCATTAGTCGAAGAAATGATCGCAAAAAGCATCCTCGCATTAAAACAAAAGAATATGATTTTGGCAGAAGAGGTTATTAGGAGCGATGAAAAGGTAAATAAGGTGGAAATAGAGATCGACAAACAGTGCTTAAAGATACTCGCTCTTTATCAACCAGAAGCAGGTGACCTCAGGACCGTCACAATGATCATGAAAATCAACGGAGATCTTGAAAGGATCGGTGATCACGCTGTGAACATATCTGAGAAAGTCATCTATCTTGCCGATAAACCAACTGTCAAACCCCTGATAGACATACCAAGGATGGCAGAGAAATCTATTGAGATGCTCAAAGAAAGCCTTGATTCATTTGTGAATAAAAACGCTGAACGTGCGATTGAGGTTTGCAAAATGGATGACGAGGTAGACGCCCTGGAAACACAAATAACCAGGGAGCTCTTAACGTTTATGATTTCTGACCCAACGACTATTGATCCCGCACTTCATTTGATACTTATTGCCAGAGACCTTGAAAGGGTAGCTGACCTGGCTACAAATATAGCCGAAGATACTTATTTTATCGCAAGCGGAAACACGATCAAACATCACGCCATGGACGGTGGGGCATGAGAAAGTTTATCAAATTGTCTAAGAGTTGCTATACAATACACGCCCAGATAAAGATGCGAACAATTTTTGATCTATTTTGTAATTACATTGCTACAGAATAGAGAATACAATTGCTCCCCCTAATTTCTCTATATGCGACCGTTTATAACCTACCCTATGCTGCTTTGAGCTTGGCGTTTTTCATCCTCTTTATTCCCTCATCTATGTCTTCATCGGAGGTTGCATAGGTTACTCTCACATAACCTTCTCCCTGCGTTCCGAAAGCAGTCCCCGCTACAACAGCAACACCAGAGTCCTCTATCAAACTGGTTGTGAATTCCTGGGAGGTTAATCCAGTACCCGTGATATCGGGAAAAGCGTAAAATGCACCAGATGGAGTATCACACTCAATTCCTGGTATTGAATTTAAACCAGCTACCATCATGTCGCGCTTCTTTTGCAAGAGCTTCCTCTTTTCCTCAACCCACTCGTGAGGGCCAGTCATAGCGGCATATGCAGCTCTCTGAATAAAGGCGGCAACGTTTGTGATGGTGTCTTGAAGAAATATAGAGAGCTTCTCTATAACAGGCCTCGGTGCAACTGTCCATCCGATTCTCCATCCCGTCATCGCATAGGTCTTGGAAAACGTATCAATAACTATAGTCCTCTCCTCCATCCCAGGAACTGAGGAAATAGATATGTGCCTCTTCCCATCGTAAACTATGTGCGAAAATATCTCATCGGAAATTACCATAACTTGCTTGTGCCTAAAACACATCTCTGCTATTTCCTCAGGATTCTCTACCAGATGACCGTTTGGTCTTTGGGGGGTGTTAATTATCAAAAGTTTGGTCTTTGGTGTTATCATATGCTCAAGTTTTCCAACATCAAACTGCCAGTCAGGTTTAGTTAGAGGTGTATGTTTGATATGGGCCCCGGCGTATTTTGCCCAAACCTCATCTGGTGGATAACCCGGATTCGGAAATACCACCTCGTCCCCGTCTTCGAGGAAAGTAAGTAGAGACATATTAAGAGACTGTTTAGCGCCAGCAGTGACTATAACCTCATCTGCACTTGTCTTCCTTCCCCTTCTCGTCATCTCTTCTGCAATGACCTCTCTAAGCTCTGCAAGACCCGGACCGGGATCGTACCTCACATAACCCTCCTTTAGCGCCCTCGTTGTTTCTTCGATCATAAAATCTGGTGTGATAAAGTCCGGCCCCTGATAATCCCCTTTTTCAAAGTGTATCACCCTTTTGCCAGTATTTTTTTCAACCTCCTTCGCGACCCTCATGCTGGCCCACTGTTTGGGTGGGACAAAGTGATTTACCCTCTTACTGAATGGATATCGCATTGTCATAAGGCTATACCTCCTATTTATGAATATTTTATTTTGAATATTTTAACTCTTCTTTACTCTCCACATCCATCGCTCTTAAGGGTCTTGCTCGTCAGGAGCAAGGATGCCCTCTGAAATAGCCGAAAACACATCTTCCGCTATTTCCTTTGCAGACTCATCAGTTTTATAAAAAAACATTACAGACCTAACTAGACCAAAGATTATTAAAGCTGTTAGTGTTGTGTTCAGTGGGCGAAATGAACCTTCTTTTTGGCCTCTTTCGAGGATTTTTTCATACAGTTTGATTCTTCTTAACCTCCAATGCTCAGTGAACTCGAAATGCTCACGTATGAGATGTGTTTCATCCCTGCTTAAAATACGAAGCACATCCAAATTTATGCGATAAAATTCGAAAATTAAGCTTAAAATCTTTTTCAGCTTCACTGGTGCAGAATCACTCTTCGCTATCTCTCTCTCTAGAAGAGACTCAATAGCCTCAAAGCTATTTTCTAAGATTTCAAGATATAGCTTTTCTTTAGATGGAAAATAAAGATATATCGTGCCTTTTGCAACACCGACTGCATCTGCAATTTCGTCCACGGTCACGTCATGATAGCTTTTCTCGGAAAATAACTCGGAAGCTATTTTAAGAATCTGCTCTCTCCGGACTTCCCTCTTCGAAGGATAACCCATTGCCCCAAGTTTATTTCTGATTGTCTTTCTAGCTTTTGCCATCATTTCCCCACGGTACTGAACTGACTAGTCAGTCATGGCTTCACATAAATTATTTACAATGCGACAGCAATTTTGTCAAGTACTTTTTTTTGAAGGGCGTATAAGACGATAATTAATTCTATTTATTAGAAAATCTTATAAATACCTCCATCGATCAAAGTTCGCCAGAAAAAAATTGACAATCAGACGGTCTTGCCTCGCAAACTGTGTAATATCGACAGGACCGATGTATAAATAAAACCGAGTTGAATCAAAATAAGAAAAGGGACCCATCCAATGTAACCCATCGAAACAGCATAAAACGTTAGAATGACGAAAATAACACCCAGCCCTAATTCTATTACAGTAGTTAGTTCCTTTGCAGTCTTATAAGTCCCCTCACGCCAATTTCGATCTTCATCTGTCACGGCAAATTTTGGAGTTCTTCTGAAATCTGAGCTTTTACCCAAAAGTGCTTCGAAGACCGCTTTTGAATTATTTATAGAAAGACCGGTACCTATAGCCAAGGAAAGGGGTATATACTTTACATATTTTGTCCATTCATCTTTATGAATTTCTTTCACAGCAATCAGATAAAATCTTACAATGCTCAACGTACCCGAAGACACGCCAATTAAATTTAAGAATATAATATTTTCCCAGCCATAAGATCGCCAGAAATAAGCCATCGGAGCCATAAGAACGATCAGTAGCAGGAGAAGGATATAAGAAAAGTTCCCGAGAAGATGAATAGCGGCCTCCATTTTTACGTTTAGAGACAGTTCCTTTGACCTGAAAACCCGAGGCAACAGTTTCTTCGCAGTTTGAATCCCACCCTTCGCCCAGCGATGTTGCTGTAACTTAAACGCATTCATATCGACCGGGAGTTCAGCTTTTGCAATCATATCCTTAAGATAGATCAACCCCCATCCCTCAAGCTGTGCCCTGTAGCTAAGATCTAAATCTTCAGTTAATGTGTCATGTTGCCATCCACCGACAGATTCTATACATTCTTTCCTCAAAACCCCAGCCGTCCCATTAAAGTTAAAAAACATCCCTCCGTAAAACCTTGAAGCCTGCTCTATCAAAAAGTGACCGTCAAGCAGAATGGATTGTGCTCTTGTAAGTGTGGAATAGTTGAGATTCAAGTGCGCCCATCTTACTTGAACTATCCCGACTTTTGGATCAGTAAAAAAATTTATAGTCTCCTTAAAAAAATCCCGTGGTGGAATAAAATCAGCGTCGAAAATGGCGATATAATCGCCTTGAGCTCTTAGCAACCCTTCGCTCAAGGCACCGGCCTTGAAACCAACTCTGCTATCCCTGTGAATATAATGAATATTAAAACCGACTGACCTGAATTTCTCGACAGTGGTATTTGCAATATCCATCGTTTGATCAGTTGAGTCATCGAGAACCTGTATTTCCATCAGTTCCTTAGGATAATCAATCTCGCAAACAGATTTGATTATTCTTTCAACTACGTACTGCTCGTTGTAAATAGGGAGCTGTATCGTGACTTTCGGCAACCGCTTAAAGTAAGTCTTCGGCTTTGGAATTATGTTTTTGTATCTGTTAAATAGGCAGGTTAAATAGTATCTATGAAGTCCAAAGCCACATAGAAGAAAAAGGCAGATCAAATATATTGGGGTTATAACGATTTTAGAAACTAAAACAAGGTTTTCCACATTCGCTAGGTTAATTATACGGATTCCATAGTTTTACGGTTCTACAATTTTACATCTTTTAATCTTTCAACAGCCTCAATTAGTCTTTCCTTAGCTATGGTGATTGACACGCGGATATAACCCTCTCCGTAATTCCCAAAGCCGTTTCCAGGTGTAACTACAATGCCCGTTTCCGTCAGAATCTTCGATGCGTAATCCTTTGAGGATACCCCTTCTGGCACCTCAAACCAAACATAAAAAGTTGCCTTTGGTGGATAGTAATTCAAACCGACTTCTTCCAAACCCTTGCAGAAAATGTCTCTTCTTTCCTCATAGGTCTTTCTTCTTTCCTCGATTCCTAGAGTGTAATTGTTTAGTGCCTCGATCCCCGCATACTGAATACCCTGAAACACCCCTGAATCTATATTGGTCTTTATCTTACCCAGGCCCGCGATGGCTTTTTTATTCCCAACACAAAATCCAATTCTCCAACCTGTCATATTGAACGTTTTAGAAAGTGAGTGGAATTCAATTCCAATTTCTTGGGCGCCATCAACTTGTAAAAAACTCGGAGGTGTAAGACCATCGAAAGCAATCTCAGTATACGCTGCATCATGACAGACTAGAATCTCATGTTTAGTCGCAAAATCCACAACCTTCTTGAAAAAATCCTTGTCAGTAACTGCAGTGGTAGGGTTATTTGGATAATTTAAGAACATAATTCTCGCCTTTCTACGTACATCTTCTGGAATAGAATCCAGATCAGGTAGGAAGTTATTCTCCTTGAGCAATGGCATATCATATGGTATGCCGCCGGCAAAAGTTGTCGCAACTCTGTATACCGGATACCCTGGGTTGGGAACTAACACGATATCTCCAGGATCAATAAAAGCAAGCGGAGCATGGGCAAGACCCTCCTTTGAACCGATGAGGGTCAATGCTTCCGATTGGGGATCAAGCTTAACGCCGAACCTCTTGCCATACCAGTGCGAAACCGCCTCCCTATATGAAAGCATTCCCACATATGAGGGATATCTATGATTCTCTGGATCATCCGCAGCAGCTTTCAATGCTTCAATGATGTTGGCAGGTGTCGGTATATCAGGATCGCCAATCCCCAGATCTATAACGTCCACCCCCTTAGACTTCAACTCATTAATTCTTTGATCTATTTCGGCAAAAAGGTAAGGAGGTAGCTCTTCTATCCTCTTTGCCCATTTCACATTCATGTGTGTTTCTCCTTAAAAAAGCCTTTATATTAACTTACCCCTGTATTGAGAGCAAGAATTCAAACGGCATACACCATTATAAAAACACAAAAGTGGACTACATAGACTCCCTTCCATCAAAGAGCTTCTATTATCTGTAAAAAGCCTCGTGGTATAAAGAAAGGTTTAATCTATAAATTCAAAGTATAGAAAAATTACTTCAAGGAATTCTAGCTTGATAAATATGCAGAACTTATTATCTTATAAGCCAGATTTGATAGTTCCTTTCTTGTATGTTCTGGTTTTACCTCTATTTTCTCAAGCTCTAACATCTCTGCATCCACTG of Thermodesulfobacteriota bacterium contains these proteins:
- the pstB gene encoding phosphate ABC transporter ATP-binding protein PstB, which codes for MKTATEHSNIIKDSTNTEAMDQSFQQDREQYDNEKEPEDKLSQDVNIPDPLLEVENLSLKYSGNPALIDITLDIARNHATAFIGPSGCGKSTLLRCFNRLNDLVDGVTIDGNIRLNGQEIYDPMVDITELRKRVGMVFQKSNPFPKSIYENVAYGARISGINKNSLLDEIVEKSLRGAALWEEVKDRLKESALGISGGQQQRLCIARAIAVEPEVLLMDEPCSALDPIATGKIEDLITELKTNYTIIIVTHNMQQAARVSDFTAFMYLGKIIEYDKTENIFLKPSNKQTEDYVSGKFG
- a CDS encoding aminotransferase class I/II-fold pyridoxal phosphate-dependent enzyme; translated protein: MTMRYPFSKRVNHFVPPKQWASMRVAKEVEKNTGKRVIHFEKGDYQGPDFITPDFMIEETTRALKEGYVRYDPGPGLAELREVIAEEMTRRGRKTSADEVIVTAGAKQSLNMSLLTFLEDGDEVVFPNPGYPPDEVWAKYAGAHIKHTPLTKPDWQFDVGKLEHMITPKTKLLIINTPQRPNGHLVENPEEIAEMCFRHKQVMVISDEIFSHIVYDGKRHISISSVPGMEERTIVIDTFSKTYAMTGWRIGWTVAPRPVIEKLSIFLQDTITNVAAFIQRAAYAAMTGPHEWVEEKRKLLQKKRDMMVAGLNSIPGIECDTPSGAFYAFPDITGTGLTSQEFTTSLIEDSGVAVVAGTAFGTQGEGYVRVTYATSDEDIDEGIKRMKNAKLKAA
- the phoU gene encoding phosphate signaling complex protein PhoU, yielding MIKFQDELNNLKKTLLEMASLVEEMIAKSILALKQKNMILAEEVIRSDEKVNKVEIEIDKQCLKILALYQPEAGDLRTVTMIMKINGDLERIGDHAVNISEKVIYLADKPTVKPLIDIPRMAEKSIEMLKESLDSFVNKNAERAIEVCKMDDEVDALETQITRELLTFMISDPTTIDPALHLILIARDLERVADLATNIAEDTYFIASGNTIKHHAMDGGA
- a CDS encoding glycosyltransferase; its protein translation is MPKVTIQLPIYNEQYVVERIIKSVCEIDYPKELMEIQVLDDSTDQTMDIANTTVEKFRSVGFNIHYIHRDSRVGFKAGALSEGLLRAQGDYIAIFDADFIPPRDFFKETINFFTDPKVGIVQVRWAHLNLNYSTLTRAQSILLDGHFLIEQASRFYGGMFFNFNGTAGVLRKECIESVGGWQHDTLTEDLDLSYRAQLEGWGLIYLKDMIAKAELPVDMNAFKLQQHRWAKGGIQTAKKLLPRVFRSKELSLNVKMEAAIHLLGNFSYILLLLLIVLMAPMAYFWRSYGWENIIFLNLIGVSSGTLSIVRFYLIAVKEIHKDEWTKYVKYIPLSLAIGTGLSINNSKAVFEALLGKSSDFRRTPKFAVTDEDRNWREGTYKTAKELTTVIELGLGVIFVILTFYAVSMGYIGWVPFLILIQLGFIYTSVLSILHSLRGKTV
- the pstA gene encoding phosphate ABC transporter permease PstA produces the protein MRKMWKSGDPFVWLTGVAVMFSLLMIAGLLYLIMAKGLGFFWPSDIAEIVLKDGTKYLGQITSSEKIPQPDEPLGTPAKYRILVKIGNRDMYGLDFKWIENNNIKETTYPKFAGLIERREWGNMYGFIKEIKENNVTVAEGNEESWAVIQTYIIQAKGIYKRIRKIEKENIGDINLQIEKLRLEIKELELEGKSNQSQIKALNNQIDEQNKLYQNEESELTALNEELNDVQIIVSTIDGREKQFSVGSIVRAYRPNTMTWFDKALIYKSRLWEFVSADPREANTEGGVFPAIFGTVMMVLIMSIVVLPFGVLAALYLREYAKQGLLVRIVRICVNNLAGVPSIVFGVFAVGFFIYGIGGFIDDVFYREALPTPTFGTGGILWASLTLALLTVPVVIVATEEGLEAVPREIKEGSLALGATKFETTWKVIIPSALPAILTGLILAVARATGEVAPLMITGVVKLAPDLPLDSHFPFIHLERKFMHLGFHIYDVGFQSPNVEAAKPMVYMTTLLLIVIVVVLNLAAIIIRNRLKKKYATSGV
- a CDS encoding TetR/AcrR family transcriptional regulator — encoded protein: MMAKARKTIRNKLGAMGYPSKREVRREQILKIASELFSEKSYHDVTVDEIADAVGVAKGTIYLYFPSKEKLYLEILENSFEAIESLLEREIAKSDSAPVKLKKILSLIFEFYRINLDVLRILSRDETHLIREHFEFTEHWRLRRIKLYEKILERGQKEGSFRPLNTTLTALIIFGLVRSVMFFYKTDESAKEIAEDVFSAISEGILAPDEQDP
- a CDS encoding LL-diaminopimelate aminotransferase; protein product: MNVKWAKRIEELPPYLFAEIDQRINELKSKGVDVIDLGIGDPDIPTPANIIEALKAAADDPENHRYPSYVGMLSYREAVSHWYGKRFGVKLDPQSEALTLIGSKEGLAHAPLAFIDPGDIVLVPNPGYPVYRVATTFAGGIPYDMPLLKENNFLPDLDSIPEDVRRKARIMFLNYPNNPTTAVTDKDFFKKVVDFATKHEILVCHDAAYTEIAFDGLTPPSFLQVDGAQEIGIEFHSLSKTFNMTGWRIGFCVGNKKAIAGLGKIKTNIDSGVFQGIQYAGIEALNNYTLGIEERRKTYEERRDIFCKGLEEVGLNYYPPKATFYVWFEVPEGVSSKDYASKILTETGIVVTPGNGFGNYGEGYIRVSITIAKERLIEAVERLKDVKL